In one Sphingomonas sanguinis genomic region, the following are encoded:
- the hemB gene encoding porphobilinogen synthase — protein MTASYPALRLRRTRASQWSRRLHAETVLTPADLIWPLFVTEGQGVEEPIASLPGVSRWSLDGIVARAKEAADLGIPCLALFPNTPSHLRTDDGREAMNPDNLMCRAIRAIKDAVPDIGVLTDVALDPYTTHGHDGLVDAAGYVVNDDTADALVEQALTQARAGSDVIAPSDMMDGRIGMIRAALEAEGFVNVQIMAYAAKYASAFYGPFRDAVNTRGLLKGDKRTYQMDHANAEEALREVALDLAEGADSVMVKPGLPYLDIIRRVKDEFRVPTFAYQVSGEYAMIETAVAAGAADRDAMVLETLMAFKRAGCSGVLTYHAAHAARLLNA, from the coding sequence ATGACCGCATCTTATCCAGCACTTCGCCTTCGTCGTACTCGCGCCTCGCAGTGGAGCCGTCGACTCCATGCCGAAACGGTGCTGACCCCGGCCGATTTGATCTGGCCGCTGTTCGTGACCGAGGGGCAGGGTGTAGAGGAACCGATCGCCAGCCTGCCCGGCGTGTCGCGCTGGTCGCTGGACGGCATCGTTGCGCGCGCCAAGGAAGCCGCCGATCTGGGTATTCCCTGTCTGGCGCTGTTCCCCAACACGCCCTCGCACCTGCGCACCGATGACGGGCGCGAGGCGATGAACCCCGACAATCTGATGTGCCGGGCGATCCGCGCGATCAAGGATGCGGTGCCGGACATCGGCGTGCTGACCGATGTGGCGCTCGATCCCTATACGACGCACGGCCATGACGGGCTGGTCGATGCGGCGGGTTATGTCGTGAACGACGACACCGCTGATGCACTGGTCGAGCAGGCGCTGACCCAGGCGCGAGCCGGGTCGGACGTGATCGCACCGTCGGACATGATGGACGGCCGTATCGGCATGATCCGCGCCGCGCTGGAGGCCGAGGGGTTCGTCAACGTCCAGATCATGGCCTATGCCGCCAAGTACGCCAGCGCCTTCTACGGGCCGTTCCGCGACGCGGTGAACACGCGCGGGCTGCTGAAGGGCGACAAGCGCACCTATCAGATGGACCACGCCAATGCCGAGGAGGCGCTGCGCGAGGTCGCGCTCGACCTTGCCGAGGGCGCGGACAGCGTGATGGTGAAGCCGGGCCTGCCCTATCTCGATATCATCCGCCGGGTGAAGGACGAGTTCCGCGTGCCGACCTTCGCCTATCAGGTGTCGGGGGAGTATGCGATGATCGAGACGGCGGTCGCGGCGGGCGCGGCGGACCGCGACGCGATGGTGCTGGAGACGCTGATGGCGTTCAAGCGCGCCGGATGCTCGGGCGTGCTGACCTATCATGCTGCCCATGCCGCGCGATTGCTGAACGCCTGA
- a CDS encoding RNA polymerase sigma factor, whose product MGLAAFENELLALLPRLRRFARSLTHDGADADDLCQVTIEKALLARGSWQAGTRLDSWMYRIMRNAWIDTARARSRAAETFVAEEAGLGVGGAGNAEARVALNEVDAAMRTLPDEQREAVALVLVEGLAYKEAAEILDIPMGTLTSRLVRGRQALMARLGEAA is encoded by the coding sequence ATAGGTTTGGCCGCTTTCGAGAACGAGTTGTTGGCGCTGCTTCCGCGACTGCGGCGGTTCGCGCGATCGCTCACCCATGACGGGGCGGATGCGGACGATCTGTGCCAGGTCACGATCGAGAAAGCGCTGTTGGCGCGCGGCTCGTGGCAGGCAGGGACACGATTGGATAGCTGGATGTACCGGATCATGCGCAATGCCTGGATCGACACCGCCCGCGCCCGGTCGCGCGCGGCGGAGACCTTCGTCGCCGAAGAGGCGGGGCTGGGTGTCGGCGGCGCGGGCAATGCCGAGGCGCGGGTGGCCCTGAACGAGGTGGACGCCGCCATGCGCACTCTGCCCGACGAACAGCGCGAGGCGGTGGCGCTCGTGCTGGTGGAGGGCCTCGCCTATAAGGAAGCCGCCGAGATACTGGATATTCCGATGGGCACCCTGACCTCGCGCCTAGTGCGTGGGCGACAGGCGCTGATGGCGCGGCTGGGAGAAGCGGCATGA
- a CDS encoding S8 family serine peptidase, which translates to MKRTTRYLAVSMAAAGLALGVTAGRAQLVPSLPGMPSLPGGFPSVGRGISSLADPVIDRVDAASRATVQQLEQVRRATFAQLVRDHPDAIALDPMGFPARAGEVVVDAPSDALLATVGRLGFTVIERDDVLGVGFVRLRVPPGQSLKTALGILQKLGGEVSADQLHLPSGAGTPAVPTAAQGGTARGTMVGVIDGGAEGAAVTKGFATGAPRANDHGTAVASLIAGGNDIRGSLPGARIASADVYGSDPAGGNATAIAKALGWLVEQRVSVATISLVGPANPLLARVVAAAQKRGLIIVAAVGNNGPAAPPAYPASYPGVIAVTGVDGRGRPLIEAGRASHVDYAAPGADMLATGVGGRRFKVRGTSFAAPFVAGRVAAAYPSLDPARIRAALAEVDAEAKKIGRKGEEKFIGRGMVCADCRTPVQ; encoded by the coding sequence ATGAAGCGGACGACCCGCTATCTGGCAGTATCGATGGCGGCGGCGGGGCTCGCGCTTGGCGTGACGGCGGGGCGGGCGCAACTCGTGCCCTCGCTGCCCGGAATGCCTTCGCTTCCCGGCGGGTTTCCCTCGGTCGGGCGAGGGATTTCGTCGCTCGCCGACCCTGTCATCGACCGGGTGGACGCCGCGTCGCGCGCGACCGTGCAGCAGCTGGAACAGGTCCGCCGCGCGACCTTCGCGCAACTGGTCCGCGATCACCCGGACGCCATCGCGCTGGACCCGATGGGATTTCCGGCGCGCGCGGGCGAGGTGGTGGTTGATGCCCCCAGCGATGCGTTGTTGGCGACGGTCGGGCGGCTGGGCTTTACGGTGATCGAGCGCGACGATGTGCTGGGCGTCGGCTTCGTCCGGCTGCGCGTGCCGCCGGGCCAGTCGTTGAAGACCGCACTGGGCATTCTTCAGAAGCTGGGCGGAGAGGTGAGCGCGGATCAGCTTCACCTGCCGAGTGGCGCGGGGACACCGGCCGTCCCGACGGCGGCGCAAGGCGGCACGGCACGCGGCACCATGGTCGGCGTGATCGACGGCGGTGCCGAGGGCGCGGCGGTGACCAAGGGGTTCGCCACGGGGGCCCCGCGCGCCAATGACCATGGCACGGCGGTCGCCTCGCTGATTGCGGGGGGCAACGATATCCGGGGCTCGCTGCCCGGTGCGCGGATCGCCTCGGCCGATGTTTATGGCAGCGATCCGGCGGGCGGCAACGCGACCGCCATCGCCAAGGCGCTGGGCTGGCTGGTCGAACAGCGCGTGTCGGTGGCGACGATCAGCCTGGTCGGCCCCGCCAACCCGCTGCTCGCGCGTGTCGTCGCGGCGGCGCAGAAGCGGGGCCTCATCATCGTCGCGGCGGTCGGCAATAACGGCCCTGCCGCGCCGCCTGCCTATCCCGCCTCCTATCCCGGCGTCATCGCCGTGACTGGCGTCGACGGACGCGGGCGTCCGCTGATCGAGGCGGGGCGGGCGAGCCATGTCGATTATGCCGCACCGGGCGCGGACATGCTCGCCACCGGGGTCGGGGGGCGGCGTTTCAAGGTACGCGGAACGTCCTTCGCCGCGCCTTTTGTCGCCGGTCGGGTGGCGGCCGCCTATCCCTCGCTCGATCCCGCTCGCATCCGGGCCGCACTGGCCGAAGTCGATGCCGAAGCGAAAAAAATTGGGCGTAAGGGCGAAGAAAAATTCATCGGCCGTGGAATGGTTTGCGCTGATTGCCGTACCCCGGTGCAGTAA
- a CDS encoding diacylglycerol/lipid kinase family protein produces the protein MVVNAKSRRGQALFQQACAAMSDLPFPVDARAVEDPKDLEPTVRELLAAKPDLLILGGGDGTISGLVDLMVGHDVMLGVLPLGTANSFARSLGIPLTVEGAVDVIRNGRPRRIDLGMIDKDYYANCAAMGISPKIAETVPHGLKRVGGRLGYLAWAAYQFLRFRPFTLIVEQDGKRERLRVVEVRISNGPYHGGTELVDAAAVDSGEIVVQAVCGHVKRRLIVNWAASILRSDYRKEKVRDFRGREIKLTTIPPLPISIDGEVLARTPVTARIAPGIIEVIAPA, from the coding sequence ATGGTGGTGAACGCCAAATCGCGGCGCGGACAGGCTTTGTTTCAGCAGGCCTGTGCGGCGATGTCCGACCTTCCCTTTCCGGTCGACGCCCGCGCAGTGGAGGACCCGAAGGATCTGGAGCCGACCGTCCGCGAGCTGCTGGCGGCCAAGCCCGACCTGTTGATCCTGGGCGGCGGCGACGGCACGATCAGCGGGCTGGTCGATCTGATGGTCGGGCATGACGTAATGCTGGGCGTCCTGCCGCTCGGCACCGCGAACAGCTTTGCCCGATCTCTCGGCATCCCGCTGACCGTCGAGGGGGCGGTGGACGTCATCCGCAACGGTCGTCCGCGCCGCATCGACCTGGGTATGATCGACAAGGACTATTACGCCAATTGCGCCGCGATGGGGATCAGCCCCAAGATCGCCGAGACGGTCCCGCACGGGCTGAAGCGCGTGGGCGGACGGCTGGGCTATCTGGCCTGGGCTGCCTATCAGTTCCTGCGCTTCCGCCCCTTCACGCTGATCGTCGAGCAGGACGGCAAGCGCGAACGGCTGCGCGTGGTAGAAGTCCGCATCTCCAACGGCCCCTATCATGGCGGCACCGAGCTGGTGGACGCAGCCGCGGTCGACTCCGGTGAGATCGTCGTCCAAGCGGTGTGTGGCCATGTGAAGCGCCGCCTGATCGTCAACTGGGCGGCCAGCATCCTGCGCAGCGACTATCGCAAGGAAAAGGTCCGTGACTTCCGGGGGCGCGAGATCAAGCTGACCACCATTCCGCCGCTGCCCATCTCGATCGACGGCGAGGTTTTGGCGCGGACGCCGGTAACCGCGCGAATTGCACCGGGGATCATTGAGGTCATCGCGCCCGCCTAG
- a CDS encoding MATE family efflux transporter yields MKAPNGRRDLTAGPIGKTLLLFALPTLGSSVLQSLNGSINAIWIGQFLGERALAATTNANIIMFLLVAATFGFGMAATILIGQAMGRRDVEAVRRVLGSALGLFAVISTATVGVGWLAAPAILRALATPAEVFPLALAYLRVIFAAMPPGFVSVLLTMALRGVGDSITPLKFMALGSVLDVALNPLFILGLGPVPALGIEGSAIATLIANTGSLLALVTYLYAKDLVIRLRGAEWRYLFPTAELLKTIVVKGFPMGLQMLVVSTSALAMMGLVNRHGTSTTAAYGAANQLWTYIQMPAMAVGAAVSAMAAQNIGAGQWDRVDRITRAGLRMNLLLTGVLVLAVTLLDRHVLWLFLGNEAGAIDIAAKINLIGGWSFMLFGVSMVLAATVRANGAVVGPLVILAISMFPVRFGLANLLEPSLGADAIWWSFPAGSLASMLMTIGYYRHGGWRKGRMAPAAGKEECEEQALAEGQPTNKAMPVG; encoded by the coding sequence ATGAAGGCTCCAAATGGCCGTCGTGATCTCACTGCCGGTCCGATCGGAAAGACGCTGTTGCTGTTCGCGCTGCCGACCCTGGGGTCGAGCGTGCTGCAATCGCTTAACGGGTCGATCAACGCGATCTGGATCGGCCAGTTTCTGGGCGAGCGGGCGCTGGCGGCGACGACCAACGCCAATATCATCATGTTCCTGCTGGTTGCCGCGACCTTCGGCTTTGGCATGGCGGCGACCATTCTGATCGGTCAGGCGATGGGACGGCGCGACGTGGAGGCGGTGCGCCGGGTTCTGGGATCGGCACTGGGGCTGTTCGCGGTGATTTCGACCGCGACCGTCGGCGTCGGCTGGCTGGCGGCGCCCGCGATCCTGCGCGCGCTGGCGACCCCGGCCGAGGTGTTTCCGCTTGCGCTGGCCTATCTGCGGGTGATCTTCGCCGCGATGCCGCCGGGATTTGTCTCAGTGCTGCTGACCATGGCGCTGCGCGGGGTGGGCGACTCGATCACGCCGTTGAAGTTCATGGCGTTGGGTTCGGTCCTCGACGTAGCGTTGAACCCGCTCTTCATCCTAGGGCTGGGACCTGTCCCTGCGCTGGGGATCGAGGGGTCGGCGATCGCGACGCTGATTGCCAATACCGGCTCGCTGCTGGCGCTTGTCACCTATCTCTATGCCAAGGATCTGGTCATCCGGCTGCGGGGGGCGGAGTGGCGCTATCTGTTCCCCACTGCCGAGTTGCTCAAGACCATCGTGGTGAAGGGCTTTCCGATGGGCCTCCAGATGCTGGTCGTCTCCACCTCGGCGCTGGCGATGATGGGGCTGGTCAACCGGCACGGTACCTCGACCACGGCGGCGTACGGCGCGGCGAACCAGCTTTGGACCTATATCCAGATGCCCGCCATGGCGGTCGGCGCGGCGGTCAGCGCGATGGCGGCGCAGAATATCGGTGCCGGACAGTGGGACCGGGTCGACCGGATCACCCGTGCCGGTCTGCGCATGAACCTGTTGCTGACCGGCGTGCTGGTGCTGGCGGTGACGCTGCTCGACCGGCATGTGCTGTGGCTGTTCCTGGGGAACGAAGCGGGGGCGATCGACATTGCGGCCAAGATCAACCTGATCGGCGGGTGGAGCTTCATGCTGTTCGGCGTGTCGATGGTGTTGGCGGCGACGGTACGTGCGAACGGCGCGGTGGTGGGGCCGCTGGTGATCCTAGCGATCTCGATGTTTCCGGTGCGCTTCGGCCTCGCCAATCTCTTGGAGCCGAGCCTGGGCGCGGATGCCATCTGGTGGAGCTTTCCGGCGGGATCGCTCGCCTCGATGCTGATGACGATCGGCTATTACCGGCATGGCGGCTGGCGCAAGGGGCGGATGGCCCCGGCGGCGGGTAAGGAGGAATGCGAGGAACAGGCGCTGGCCGAGGGGCAGCCGACGAACAAGGCGATGCCGGTCGGGTAG
- a CDS encoding spermidine synthase, translating to MTRRIPDLAARALFVATILTGSFLLFLVQPLVARMALPRLGGAPAVWNSAMFVYQALLLGGYAYAHALGRWRPKVQAGVHILVLAAAALWLPIGLMAVDLPPDAEPALWVPWLLGLSIGPLFFAVSAQAPLIQRWFALAQPGRNPYALYAASNLGSFAGLIAYPLLVEPAMTLHGQSRLWSLGYGLLGLLVVGCATRLPASSDPTADPAPSSAAPGWRRIGYWVALAAVPSGLVLATSTYITTDIVAMPLLWVLPLGLYLASFIIAFATRRGAADTLTRIAPVTLLLFGGVIMGGYPERPYSNVAVALLLLFMVSVALHTAMYRARPAVDRLTGFYLWMAVGGALGGVFAGILAPVLFDWTYEYPLLILAAGMLIPQQFILPVIRDLWWRHPRAMLVALAVVIGLLLDLRLVGPAAWFGEERQGTVFLVIAALGFLTIGARAGFVLLLAGALVLFGGYRALSLSMERDARMRSYFGVYTVRDGAGYRELDHGSTVHGIQLRGSAARERTPTTYYAPYSGVGRAMRAAPMLYGPSARIGVVGLGTGTLACYAQPGQSWRFYEIDPVIVRIARDTGQFSYLRRCQPDPLIRIGDARIRLAAEAPASLDLLALDAFSSDAVPAHLLTREAFATYARVLSPRGLLLVHISNRFVDLEPLVAAAAREGGWAISRMSYVPTDRDREAQASASVWLALSRDARVLKTLEAQGGDWTPAVAPPGLAAWTDDYSSILPFIRQF from the coding sequence GTGACACGCCGTATCCCCGACCTGGCGGCGCGCGCGCTGTTCGTGGCGACGATCCTGACCGGATCGTTCCTGCTGTTCCTGGTCCAGCCGCTGGTCGCGCGTATGGCGCTTCCCCGGCTGGGTGGCGCGCCCGCCGTCTGGAACTCGGCGATGTTCGTCTATCAGGCGCTGCTGCTGGGCGGCTATGCCTATGCCCATGCGCTCGGGCGGTGGCGGCCCAAAGTGCAGGCGGGGGTGCATATCCTGGTGCTGGCGGCGGCGGCGCTGTGGCTGCCGATCGGGTTGATGGCGGTGGATCTGCCGCCCGATGCCGAACCGGCGCTGTGGGTGCCATGGCTCCTCGGCCTGTCCATCGGACCGCTCTTCTTCGCGGTGTCCGCGCAGGCGCCGCTGATCCAGCGCTGGTTCGCGCTCGCCCAGCCGGGGCGTAACCCTTACGCCCTTTATGCGGCGTCCAACCTAGGCAGTTTTGCCGGGCTGATCGCCTATCCGCTGCTGGTCGAACCGGCGATGACGCTTCACGGTCAGAGCCGGTTGTGGAGCCTGGGCTATGGCCTGCTCGGGCTGCTGGTCGTGGGGTGTGCGACGCGGCTACCGGCGTCGAGCGATCCCACAGCCGATCCTGCACCCAGTTCGGCCGCGCCGGGCTGGCGGCGGATCGGCTATTGGGTGGCGCTGGCGGCGGTGCCCTCGGGGCTGGTGCTGGCGACTTCGACCTACATCACGACCGACATCGTCGCGATGCCGCTGCTCTGGGTGTTGCCGCTGGGGCTGTATCTGGCGAGCTTCATCATCGCCTTCGCCACCCGGCGGGGTGCGGCAGATACGCTGACCCGGATCGCGCCGGTGACACTGCTGCTGTTCGGCGGGGTCATCATGGGCGGCTATCCGGAGCGGCCCTATTCCAACGTCGCCGTCGCGCTGCTGCTGTTGTTCATGGTGTCGGTGGCGCTGCACACCGCCATGTACCGCGCGCGGCCTGCGGTGGATCGGCTGACCGGCTTTTATTTGTGGATGGCGGTCGGCGGCGCGCTGGGTGGGGTGTTCGCAGGTATACTGGCGCCGGTGCTGTTCGACTGGACGTACGAGTATCCGCTGCTGATCCTGGCGGCGGGCATGCTGATCCCTCAGCAATTCATCCTGCCGGTGATCCGCGACCTGTGGTGGCGGCATCCCCGCGCGATGCTGGTCGCGCTGGCGGTGGTGATCGGGCTGCTCCTCGACCTGCGGCTGGTCGGGCCTGCGGCGTGGTTCGGCGAGGAGCGGCAGGGGACAGTGTTCTTGGTCATCGCCGCGCTGGGTTTCCTGACCATCGGGGCGCGAGCCGGTTTCGTGCTGCTGCTGGCGGGTGCGCTCGTGCTGTTCGGCGGCTATCGTGCGCTGTCGCTGTCGATGGAGCGTGACGCGCGGATGCGCAGTTATTTCGGTGTCTACACGGTTCGCGACGGCGCGGGTTATCGCGAACTGGACCATGGCTCGACGGTCCACGGCATCCAGCTTCGCGGTTCGGCGGCGCGCGAGCGGACGCCGACCACCTATTACGCGCCCTATTCCGGCGTCGGCCGGGCGATGCGCGCCGCGCCGATGCTGTACGGACCATCCGCGCGGATCGGTGTGGTCGGGCTGGGGACGGGGACGCTCGCCTGCTACGCACAGCCGGGCCAAAGCTGGCGCTTCTACGAGATCGATCCGGTCATCGTCCGCATTGCGCGCGATACCGGCCAGTTCAGCTATCTGCGCCGCTGCCAGCCTGATCCGCTCATTCGCATCGGCGACGCGCGCATCCGCCTCGCCGCCGAAGCCCCCGCCAGTCTCGACCTGCTGGCGCTTGATGCCTTTTCGTCGGACGCGGTTCCGGCGCATCTGCTGACCCGCGAGGCGTTCGCGACCTATGCCCGTGTCCTGTCCCCGCGCGGGTTGCTGTTGGTCCATATCTCCAACCGCTTCGTCGATTTGGAGCCGCTGGTCGCCGCCGCCGCGCGCGAAGGGGGCTGGGCGATTTCGCGGATGAGCTATGTGCCGACCGATCGGGATCGCGAGGCGCAGGCCTCCGCCTCGGTCTGGCTGGCGCTGTCGCGGGACGCGCGTGTGCTCAAGACACTGGAGGCGCAGGGCGGTGACTGGACCCCGGCGGTGGCGCCGCCGGGTCTCGCCGCCTGGACCGATGATTATTCCAGCATCCTGCCCTTTATCCGCCAATTCTGA
- a CDS encoding anti-sigma factor family protein codes for MTIEPEMLMAYADGALDPLTTKRVERAIAADPALAEQVARHRHLKAKLAAAYAPIAADPVPDRLAAMLTSNVVQMPKRLPRAPRVSAAWRSAAAMAACLVVGVLVGRGVQQEGPVTATDHGLYAAGSLARALDDQASGAKGPVRIAVSFRAQDNGFCRVFQSAEADGIACRDPKGWSLRRTMPGSAPDAGGGYVQAGSSDAELMAAAQDMMADMPLDAAGEKKAIAGHWRTR; via the coding sequence ATGACGATCGAACCCGAAATGCTGATGGCCTATGCCGATGGCGCACTCGATCCGCTGACGACCAAGCGCGTCGAGCGCGCCATCGCCGCCGATCCCGCCCTGGCCGAACAGGTCGCGCGTCATCGTCACCTGAAGGCGAAGCTGGCCGCCGCCTATGCGCCGATCGCCGCCGATCCCGTGCCCGACCGGCTCGCCGCGATGCTGACCAGCAATGTGGTGCAGATGCCGAAGCGCCTGCCCCGCGCGCCTCGAGTCTCGGCCGCCTGGCGTTCGGCGGCGGCGATGGCCGCGTGTCTTGTCGTCGGCGTTCTGGTCGGGCGCGGCGTACAGCAGGAAGGACCTGTCACAGCCACCGACCACGGCCTTTACGCCGCCGGTTCGCTCGCCAGGGCGCTCGACGATCAGGCGAGTGGCGCGAAGGGGCCGGTACGCATCGCGGTCAGCTTCCGCGCGCAGGACAACGGCTTTTGTCGTGTCTTTCAGTCGGCGGAGGCGGACGGCATCGCCTGCCGCGATCCGAAGGGCTGGTCGCTGCGCCGGACCATGCCGGGCAGCGCGCCCGATGCAGGCGGCGGCTATGTCCAGGCGGGATCGTCGGATGCCGAACTGATGGCGGCGGCGCAGGACATGATGGCGGACATGCCGCTGGATGCGGCAGGCGAGAAAAAAGCGATTGCGGGTCACTGGCGCACGCGCTGA
- a CDS encoding LLM class flavin-dependent oxidoreductase, protein MKKIGFLSFGHWSPSPQSATRSAQDVLLQSIDLAVAAEELGADGAYYRVHHFAQQLASPFPLLAAVGARTSRIEIGTGVIDMRYENPFYMVEDAGSADLISGGRLQLGISRGSPEQVIDGWRHFGYGPAQGETDADMGRRHAEVFLHLLKGQGFAKPNPRPMFPNPPGLLRLEPHSAGLRERIWWGSASDATAIWAAKQGMNLQSSTLKADESGEPFHVQQAKQIRAYREAWAAAGHDRAPRVSVSRSIFALTTDQDRAYFGRDDSQDQVGIIDNMRAVFGRSYAAEPEKLIEQLRADEAIAAADTLLLTVPNQLGVDYNAHVIENIMRHIAPTLGWR, encoded by the coding sequence ATGAAAAAGATCGGTTTCCTCTCCTTCGGCCATTGGTCGCCCTCGCCCCAGTCCGCCACGCGCTCGGCGCAGGACGTGCTGCTCCAGTCGATCGACCTTGCCGTCGCCGCCGAAGAGCTGGGCGCGGACGGGGCCTATTACCGGGTCCATCACTTCGCGCAGCAGCTTGCTTCGCCCTTTCCGCTCCTCGCCGCCGTCGGAGCGCGGACCAGCCGGATCGAGATCGGGACCGGCGTGATCGACATGCGCTACGAAAATCCGTTCTACATGGTCGAAGATGCCGGATCGGCCGACCTGATCAGCGGCGGGCGCCTGCAACTCGGAATCAGCCGGGGCTCGCCCGAACAGGTGATCGATGGCTGGCGCCATTTCGGCTATGGCCCCGCACAGGGGGAGACGGACGCCGATATGGGCCGCCGCCATGCCGAAGTGTTCCTGCACCTGCTGAAGGGCCAGGGCTTCGCCAAGCCCAATCCCCGCCCGATGTTCCCCAACCCGCCGGGCCTGCTCCGGCTGGAGCCGCATTCGGCGGGGCTGCGCGAGCGTATCTGGTGGGGATCCGCCTCCGACGCCACGGCGATCTGGGCCGCCAAGCAGGGCATGAACCTGCAAAGCTCGACCCTGAAGGCCGACGAGAGCGGCGAACCTTTCCATGTCCAGCAGGCCAAGCAGATTCGCGCCTATCGCGAGGCATGGGCGGCGGCGGGGCATGACCGTGCACCGCGCGTCTCCGTCTCACGCTCGATCTTCGCGCTGACCACCGATCAGGACCGCGCCTATTTTGGCCGCGACGACAGTCAGGATCAGGTCGGGATCATCGACAATATGCGCGCCGTCTTCGGCCGCTCCTATGCCGCCGAGCCGGAAAAGCTGATCGAACAGCTGCGCGCCGACGAAGCGATCGCGGCGGCCGACACGCTGCTGCTGACCGTGCCCAATCAGCTGGGCGTCGATTACAATGCGCATGTCATCGAAAACATCATGCGCCACATCGCGCCCACGCTCGGCTGGCGCTGA